The Mycobacterium avium subsp. avium genomic sequence TGCCTGTCATAACCAATTCCTCTGGTGCGGTGGCGAATTGAACGGATCAGCCGTTTCTGTGCAGGAAGCCGTGCAGGATGGCCTGGATGAGCTCGTCGACGATGACTTCCCGGGACGGCGGCTCGGCGCCGAAGTAGGTGGACCGCAACGCCGCCATGCCCGCGATCATCGCCACCGTCGAATGCGCCGGCAGGTCGGGATGGTCGGACCGCAGGCCCCGCAGATGCATGCCCTCGGCGCTGATCCGGCCCAGCGTCGTGATTGCCCGCCTGACCTCGGCGATGCCGGCGTCGGCCTTCTCCTCCTCGCTCAACGCCTCGGACGCCATCAGCGTCAACAGCAGACCCTGGTGCTCGACGAACACGTCGTAGAGCTGCCCGACGAACCGCCGGGCCAGCTCCTCCTCGTCGGTCTGCTCGGGGACCACAGCCTGCCAGGTGCGGCCGAATTCGTCGACGAAATCGGTGAACGGCAGCACCAGCGCCTCGCGGAACAGCGCCGCCTTGGAACCGAAGTGGCGGAACAGCAGATGCTCGGTTACCCCTGCGGCCTGGGCGATTTCGCGTGTCGTGGTGCTTCGGTAGTCCTGCCGGGCAAAGCGGGCCCGGGCCGTGTCGAGCAGCAGCTGGCGCGGCGCGCCGCGGGGCCGGCGGATCGAGGCCGGCGCCGCTGCCGCGCCGCGCCTGGTGGATGGCCGCTGGGCCACGTGGTTGTCCTCTCGTCGATGGTTGACTTTAGGATAGTGTGCACTATCTAATGAGTCGAGCTCGGATCGGAAGGGGTGCGGCCGTGGGTGCTGTCATCATGCTCGGCACATTGTTCGGATTGATCGTGTTGATCTTCGGGCTGGTGCTGCGCTTCGACCCGCAAGCCCGCCGGAGCCGCCAGGCTGACCGATGAGCTCGCAGATGACGCCGGTGATGCAGGCGGCCAGTGATTTCGCGCTGATCGGCGGCATTGGGTTCACCGCGTTCGGCATCTACCTGAGCGTTCGCCGGCGCCGCCTGCATCCGCTTCTGCTGCTGTGCATTTCGGCGATGTCGTTCTCCTGGATCGAGGCGCCCTACGACTGGGCGATGTACGCACAGTTCCCGCCGGCGATCCCCCGGATGCCGTCGTGGTGGCCGCTGAACATGACCTGGGGCGGGCTGCCGTTGTTCGTTCCGATCGGCTACATCTCCTACTTCGTGCTGCCGGCGGTGACGGGCACCGCCCTCGGGCGCTGGCTGAGCGCGCGCTTCGGCTGGCGCAGGCCCCAGACGCTGTTGGTCGTGGGCCTTGTCGTCGGCTTCTGCTGGGCGCTGTTCTTCAATGGATTCCTGGGCGCCAAGCTCGGGGTCTTCTATTACGGCCGGGTGATTCCGGGGCTGGCGATCCGCGAGGGCACCGTGCACCAGTACCCGCTCTACGACTCGGTTGCGATGGCCATCCAGATGATGCTCTTCACCTACCTGTTGGGTCGCACTGACGCGCAGGGACGCAACGTCATCGAGATGTGGGCCGAGCACCGGTCGAAGAGCCGGGTCGGTGCGTCGGTCCTGTCCGTGGTCGCCGTGGTCGTCATCGGAAATGCGCTCTACGGCGCGGTTTTCGCGCCGCACCTGGTGACGAAGCTGGGCGGTTGGGTGACCGCGGGTCCGACGGGCGAGCTGTTCCCGGGAGTGCCGAACCAGCCCCGCTAGCCCGCGAGCGTCGAGTTGTTGCGCCGAAATCGCTTATTTTCCACCATAACTCGACGCTCGGCGGTAAGGGGGCGTGACGCTCGGCGGTATAGCTAATGGCCGAGCGCCTCGGGCAGTACGACCTCGCCCACGCGCTTGAGGTACGGCCAGGCGATGTCCGGCGGCAGTCCCCCGCACAGTGGCGACAGGTTGAGCACCTGCCCGGCCTTCACCCGCGAAATCGCCTCGGGCACCGAGATGATCACGTGCGAGGTCCCCGTCTCACGCAGCTCGTCGATGGTGTTGACGTGGCTGAAGCCCGCCGTCGTCTCGTCCCCGGGATTCCATGCGGCGTAGGTCCGCACGTCGTGCAGCAGGTGCTCGCCGATCTCCTTCCACGCCTGATCCACGTCCTCGGCGACGAACACCACCGAGGGCGTGTTGCGGTCGGGGAACATCGTCGGGCCGGGCGGGTGGCCGTGCTCGCGGCAGGCCTCTTCGTAGGCCTCCTGGATGCCCGGCGCGTTCGCGTTGCCCAGCATGCCCAGGCCGTACCGGCCGGCCCGACGGGCGGCGGCGATCGTGCCCCCACCCCACATCAGCCCCGGCCCGCCGGGAGTCAGCGGGCGGGGCGTCACGGTGATCCGCCGCCCGTCTTCGACGACGGTTTCACCGGCCAGCAGTCGGCGCAGCAGCGCGAGTTTCTCGTCGCAGAGGCGTCCGCGTTTCTTGATCGGCACACCGAAATGCTCGAACTCCTCGGGCCGGTAGCCCAGCGCCAGGATGTAGGAGGCCCGCCCGTTGCTGATGATGTCGAGCACGGCCATGTCCTCGGCCAGCCGCACGGGTTCGTAGAACGGCAGGATCAAGATCAGGCTCAGCGCCAGCCGCTGCGTCCGCGCGGCCACCGCGGAGGCCAGCAGGAACGGCGACGGCAGGTAGCCGTCCTCGGAGCCGTGGTGTTCACACAGCACGGCGGCCAGGCCGCCGTGCTCCTCGGCCCAGGCCGCCATTTCGGGCGCCGCGGCGTACAGATCGGCTGGGGGCGCGGCCCATTCGGGATCACGCATGTCGAAGCGCAGTGTGTACACGGCGAACTCCTAGCTGGCCTAATGTCTGCGACGTACGTTACACGTTCAGTCGAAGGCGTAAAGCGGCAGCGTGGTCGGGATCTCCAGCGAGCACGGCAGCCCGGGTACGGCCGCGACCACGTTCGCCCACTCAACTGCCTTAATCTGCCCGAGTGACGTTTAACCCGTTCGAGGAACTCACGCTGGACCAACTGCGGCTTCGCACCAGCATGAAATGGCGCGCCCATCCCGCCGACGTGCTGCCGCTGTGGGTCGCCGAGATGGACGTCAAACTGGCGCCGACGGTGGCGCAGGCGCTGCGAACGGCGATCGACCACGGCGACACCGGCTACCCCTGCGGCACCGCGTTCGCCGAGGCGGTGAGCGAATTCGCGGCGCGGCGTTGGCAGTGGCACGACCTCGACGTGAGCCGCACCGCGCTGGTTCCCGACGTCATGCTCGGCGCCGTCGAGGTGCTGCGCCTGGTCACCGACCCGGGCGACGCCGTCGTCGTCAACCCGCCGGTGTACGCGCCGTTCTACGCATTCGTGTCGCACGACGGCCGCCGGGTCGTCGAGGCACCACTGGACGACGGCGGCCGAATTGACTTGGGCGCGTTGGAAGAAGCGTTCGCACACGCCCGCGCCGGGAACACGGCGAAGGTCGCCTACCTGTTGTGCAATCCGCACAACCCGACCGGGTCGGTGCACACCGCCGCGGAGCTGCGCGGAGTTGCCGAGCTCGCCCGCCGGTTCGGCGTGCGCGTGGTATCGGACGAGATCCACGCGCCGGTGATCTTGCCGGGATCGCGATTCACCCCCTTCCTGACCGTGGCCGGGGCGGAGAACGCCTTCGCGCTGACCTCGGCGTCCAAGGCCTGGAACCTGTCCGGACTGAAGGCGGCCCTGGCCATCGCCGGACCGGAGGCGGCGGCCGACCTGAACCGGATGCCGGAGGAGGTCAGTCACGGGCCCAGCCATCTCGGCGTCATCGCCCACACCGAGGCATTCCGCAGCGGTGACGGATGGCTGGACGCCACGCTGCAGGGCCTGGACCAGAACCGCGCGTTGCTGGGCGAGCTGGTGGCCGAACATCTTCCGGGCGTGAAATATCAATGGCCGCAAGGCACTTACCTCGCGTGGCTGGACTGCCGAGAGCTGGGCTTCGCCGAGGACGCCGCACAGGGTCTGGCCGTGGTCGCCGACCTGTCCGGGCCCGCGCGCTGGTTCCTCGAGCACGCCCGGGTGGCGCTGAGCTCCGGCCACGTGTTCGGAACCGGCGGGGCGGGACACCTGCGACTGAACTTTGCCACCTCGCGCGCGATCCTCACCGAGGCGCTGTCGCGCATGGGCCGCGCGCTGGCCGCCCGGTCCGGCTAGCTGTCCCGCCCGCGCTACGCGGGAATCTCCTCCCCGCCCCGGCCCAAGTTGCGGAACCCTTCCGCGGGCTCCTTCATGCCCAGGGTGAACGGCAGCGAGTTGAACTCGAACCTCATGGTCGCGCCGAGCCGACGCAGCAAACTGCGCTGCGGCTCGGTGACCGGAACCCGCACTTCCGCCAAGTCGATGTAGTACGTCGGCGTTTCGCCGATCCCTTCGAACACGTGCACCAGCGGCATGCACAGCGCGCGCATCGGCTCGTCGAGGCAGTCCACGACCGGATCGGTCATCAGCACGTATTCCGCAACCGGCACCAGGTTTTTCAGCATTCGATGCACCAGAATGACGTCGAATCCGGCCAGTTCGACGTGCCGCTTCACCCGCTGATCGGCCACCTCGCCGACGTGAACCACGAATTTGAGCGACAGCTGCTCCAGCTGGGCGCAGCTCGCGCACTGGCAGGCGATGTCGTTTTTCATCCGCTCGCGCCGCTGCAGGAACGACGTGCGCATCCGCGACAGCCGCTCGCAGACCACCACTTTGGCGCTGCTGTCCGGCGCCCAGAAGAACGCGGCATCGCCCTCGAGCTTGGCCAGCTTCAGGCCCTTGCCCGCGTTGATCACCGACTCCAGCAGTCCCGCGACGGTCAGCTGGGCATGCGCGAGATGCGTCCGGTTCCACTGCATGTAATGCGTGTAACCGCCGATGTCGGCGATGAGCAGCACCGCGCGCCGAATTGCCATGAAGAGGCCAGTTTAGTGGCCGCAACGGTGTAGCTCAACGAATCTGCTACTAGACGAATGCCCGTCGGCGAGAGAGGCTAGCAGAGGTGCCGGTTCACGCCGAGGAGCTGAATATGCATGTGCTGCGAACCCCGGACTCCCGATTCGAAAACCTGGAGGACTACCCGTTCGTGGCGCACTATCTGGACGTCACCGCGCGCGACACCCGGCCGCTTCGCATGCACTACCTGGACGAGGGGCCGATCGACGGGCCACCGATCGTGCTGCTGCACGGCGAGCCCACCTGGAGCTACCTGTACCGCACCATGATCACGCCGCTGACCGACGCCGGAAACCGGGTGCTGGCACCCGACTTGATCGGCTTCGGCCGGTCGGACAAGCCCAGCCGGATCGAGGACTACTCCTACCAGCGGCACGTGGACTGGGTGGTCTCCTGGTTCGAACACCTCAACCT encodes the following:
- a CDS encoding LLM class flavin-dependent oxidoreductase — translated: MYTLRFDMRDPEWAAPPADLYAAAPEMAAWAEEHGGLAAVLCEHHGSEDGYLPSPFLLASAVAARTQRLALSLILILPFYEPVRLAEDMAVLDIISNGRASYILALGYRPEEFEHFGVPIKKRGRLCDEKLALLRRLLAGETVVEDGRRITVTPRPLTPGGPGLMWGGGTIAAARRAGRYGLGMLGNANAPGIQEAYEEACREHGHPPGPTMFPDRNTPSVVFVAEDVDQAWKEIGEHLLHDVRTYAAWNPGDETTAGFSHVNTIDELRETGTSHVIISVPEAISRVKAGQVLNLSPLCGGLPPDIAWPYLKRVGEVVLPEALGH
- a CDS encoding MalY/PatB family protein is translated as MKWRAHPADVLPLWVAEMDVKLAPTVAQALRTAIDHGDTGYPCGTAFAEAVSEFAARRWQWHDLDVSRTALVPDVMLGAVEVLRLVTDPGDAVVVNPPVYAPFYAFVSHDGRRVVEAPLDDGGRIDLGALEEAFAHARAGNTAKVAYLLCNPHNPTGSVHTAAELRGVAELARRFGVRVVSDEIHAPVILPGSRFTPFLTVAGAENAFALTSASKAWNLSGLKAALAIAGPEAAADLNRMPEEVSHGPSHLGVIAHTEAFRSGDGWLDATLQGLDQNRALLGELVAEHLPGVKYQWPQGTYLAWLDCRELGFAEDAAQGLAVVADLSGPARWFLEHARVALSSGHVFGTGGAGHLRLNFATSRAILTEALSRMGRALAARSG
- a CDS encoding DUF2652 domain-containing protein, with the protein product MAIRRAVLLIADIGGYTHYMQWNRTHLAHAQLTVAGLLESVINAGKGLKLAKLEGDAAFFWAPDSSAKVVVCERLSRMRTSFLQRRERMKNDIACQCASCAQLEQLSLKFVVHVGEVADQRVKRHVELAGFDVILVHRMLKNLVPVAEYVLMTDPVVDCLDEPMRALCMPLVHVFEGIGETPTYYIDLAEVRVPVTEPQRSLLRRLGATMRFEFNSLPFTLGMKEPAEGFRNLGRGGEEIPA
- a CDS encoding spirocyclase AveC family protein, encoding MSSQMTPVMQAASDFALIGGIGFTAFGIYLSVRRRRLHPLLLLCISAMSFSWIEAPYDWAMYAQFPPAIPRMPSWWPLNMTWGGLPLFVPIGYISYFVLPAVTGTALGRWLSARFGWRRPQTLLVVGLVVGFCWALFFNGFLGAKLGVFYYGRVIPGLAIREGTVHQYPLYDSVAMAIQMMLFTYLLGRTDAQGRNVIEMWAEHRSKSRVGASVLSVVAVVVIGNALYGAVFAPHLVTKLGGWVTAGPTGELFPGVPNQPR
- a CDS encoding TetR/AcrR family transcriptional regulator yields the protein MAQRPSTRRGAAAAPASIRRPRGAPRQLLLDTARARFARQDYRSTTTREIAQAAGVTEHLLFRHFGSKAALFREALVLPFTDFVDEFGRTWQAVVPEQTDEEELARRFVGQLYDVFVEHQGLLLTLMASEALSEEEKADAGIAEVRRAITTLGRISAEGMHLRGLRSDHPDLPAHSTVAMIAGMAALRSTYFGAEPPSREVIVDELIQAILHGFLHRNG